The following are encoded together in the Monodelphis domestica isolate mMonDom1 chromosome 5, mMonDom1.pri, whole genome shotgun sequence genome:
- the MCHR1 gene encoding melanin-concentrating hormone receptor 1 — MDLATALLPLAANDSNASEPGGGNLTSGFSPPRPRRVSYVSIIMPSVFGIICLLGIVGNSMVIFTVAKKSKFHGCNNVPDIFIINLSVVDLLFLLGMPFMIHQLMGNGVWHFGETMCTLITAMDANSQFTSTYILTAMAIDRYLATVHPISSTKFRKPCVATLVIGLLWALSFISITPVWLYARLIPFPGDTVGCGIRLPHPETDLYWFTLYQFFLAFALPFVVITAAYARILQRMTSSVAPASQRSIRLRTKRVTRTAIAICLVFFVCWAPYYVLQLTQLSISRPTLAFIYLYNAAISLGYANSCLNPFVYIVLCETFRKRLVLSVKPAAVGQLRTVSAAPTAEEMTESKGA; from the exons ATGGACCTGGCCACAGCCCTGCTGCCCCTCGCCGCCAATGACAGCAACGCCTCGGAGCCCGGCGGGGGCAATCTCACTTCTGGCT tttccccaccacGCCCGCGGCGAGTGTCCTACGTCAGCATCATCATGCCTTCCGTGTTCGGCATCATCTGCTTGCTGGGCATCGTGGGGAACTCCATGGTGATCTTCACCGTGGCCAAGAAGTCCAAATTCCACGGGTGCAACAACGTCCCGGACATCTTCATCATCAACCTCTCGGTGGTAGACCTGCTCTTTCTCCTGGGCATGCCCTTCATGATCCATCAGCTCATGGGCAACGGCGTCTGGCATTTCGGGGAGACCATGTGCACCCTCATCACCGCCATGGATGCCAACAGTCAGTTCACCAGCACCTACATCCTCACGGCGATGGCTATCGACCGCTACCTGGCCACCGTCCACCCCATCTCCTCGACCAAGTTCAGGAAGCCCTGCGTGGCCACCCTGGTGATCGGCCTGCTGTGGGCGCTCTCCTTCATCAGCATCACCCCAGTGTGGCTCTACGCCAGGCTCATTCCCTTCCCCGGAGACACTGTGGGCTGCGGCATTCGCCTGCCCCACCCGGAGACGGATCTGTACTGGTTCACCCTGTACCAGTTCTTTTTAGCCTTCGCCCTGCCCTTCGTGGTGATCACGGCAGCCTACGCCCGGATCCTCCAGCGGATGACGTCGTCCGTGGCCCCGGCTTCTCAGCGCAGCATCCGGCTGCGGACCAAGCGGGTGACACGCACAGCCATAGCCATCTGCCTGGTCTTCTTTGTGTGCTGGGCACCCTACTATGTGCTGCAGCTGACCCAGCTCTCCATCAGTCGCCCCACTCTGGCCTTCATCTACCTCTACAACGCTGCCATCAGCCTGGGCTATGCCAACAGTTGCCTCAACCCATTTGTCTACATCGTGCTCTGTGAGACCTTCCGCAAACGCCTGGTGCTCTCGGTCAAACCGGCTGCCGTGGGTCAGCTCCGGACGGTCAGCGCCGCCCCCACTGCAGAGGAGATGACCGAAAGCAAAGGCGCCTGA